A window from Leptospira meyeri encodes these proteins:
- a CDS encoding DUF2452 domain-containing protein: METEGTPHHSLTYGTSRLAPKISLVDRAKEIELAEESVQLHLHGKLEIIAGQIRRLKEEAELILKRAEKDIELHKARCQFEKKPGQTIHLYEKENGSYFSLLSPKDWGNQPPHSYKGSYIMNPDRSFTEVFLNSEE; encoded by the coding sequence ATGGAAACAGAGGGAACTCCCCATCATAGCCTTACCTATGGGACAAGTAGGCTTGCACCCAAAATCAGTCTAGTAGACCGTGCTAAAGAAATTGAACTTGCAGAAGAATCTGTCCAACTTCATTTGCATGGAAAACTGGAAATCATTGCAGGCCAAATCCGTCGCCTAAAGGAAGAAGCGGAGCTCATCCTAAAACGTGCAGAAAAAGATATTGAGCTTCACAAGGCACGTTGCCAATTCGAAAAAAAACCAGGACAAACCATTCATTTATATGAAAAAGAAAATGGATCTTATTTTTCTCTCCTTTCTCCCAAAGATTGGGGAAACCAACCTCCACATTCTTACAAAGGCTCCTATATCATGAATCCAGATAGAAGTTTCACAGAAGTATTCCTTAATTCGGAAGAATAG